In Candidatus Bathyarchaeota archaeon, one DNA window encodes the following:
- the cas3 gene encoding CRISPR-associated helicase Cas3', with protein sequence MSAKYVKCTIWNSKNLKYSHEGKKLSEHIEEVKDLLKKFLDFYGGFNELHYKIADYLAEYHDYGKLCNRWSLDEGERPPPHSPWSVQWLMDNRKLLGESDESKKLTYILWYFILKHHSKLTGAIPIDAYNPLASIVRKLVSDTNFINFKGKIDLVDVFGFFKIADVLSASGEKYTPSSPMIDEERIKKIIGDKIDEERWLQQLELKKIGDLGLLRAYTGWGKTTASLLFFINKHVRKAFYLLPTITAINKFYEKVSQSFPNEVGKYFYLYDAELTEKDEEIDRLNEMFFAEYFLSPITITTIDQFLLAFLQYSRYHTKRGMFRKAGIILDEVHLLNPLMLILTTYFIRRYLPFYQMRILLMSATMPEALSKYFKINLEIPDGSFLDYSEEYSKRRRVMLEYIPKTIEREIDEIVKRADKPDKKTLIILNTVDKAVELARILKEKMPSKKIILLHSRFMYRDRRSKEDEIEKEKGSSHILISTQISEVSLDISYDLLFTEISPLASMIQRFGRVNRYGRKTDSVNAYLYEPTIDDEFYYPYSPGEIETARKVIRELEGEALSDERQLLAVFDLEYTYEDLMEEVRKAEGQVNLRAFEDVLDFFFSLDIGEDKLLRILNYRSSFSSLIVPDPKCVEDKVLNSYLEHLLSMDLKVGEFGERRAKIAKIKDVSVPVPLWWIRKDEIVRDSPYPVLRFKDKIYNRYFGLIKRER encoded by the coding sequence TTGTCTGCTAAATATGTGAAATGCACCATATGGAACTCTAAAAATCTGAAATATTCACATGAAGGGAAGAAACTTTCAGAGCATATAGAGGAAGTAAAGGATCTTCTAAAGAAGTTCCTAGATTTCTACGGAGGCTTCAACGAACTCCATTACAAGATAGCCGACTACTTAGCGGAATACCACGACTACGGTAAACTATGCAACAGGTGGAGCCTAGATGAGGGTGAGAGGCCGCCCCCGCATTCTCCATGGTCGGTTCAATGGCTTATGGATAACCGAAAACTGTTAGGTGAGAGCGATGAAAGCAAAAAGTTAACCTATATTCTCTGGTACTTCATTCTAAAACATCATTCAAAGCTAACCGGAGCCATCCCCATCGACGCATATAACCCTCTGGCATCCATCGTCAGGAAGCTAGTATCCGATACCAACTTTATCAATTTTAAAGGAAAGATCGATCTAGTGGACGTATTCGGATTCTTCAAGATAGCTGACGTCCTCTCGGCTAGCGGCGAAAAATACACACCAAGTTCTCCCATGATAGATGAGGAGCGAATAAAGAAGATTATAGGCGACAAAATAGACGAGGAAAGATGGCTCCAGCAGCTGGAGCTAAAGAAAATAGGGGATCTGGGCCTCCTTAGAGCTTATACGGGATGGGGGAAGACCACGGCCTCCCTGCTATTCTTCATAAATAAACATGTGAGAAAGGCTTTCTATCTCCTTCCCACGATCACTGCTATAAACAAGTTTTATGAGAAGGTGTCGCAGAGCTTCCCGAATGAAGTGGGCAAATACTTTTACTTATATGACGCTGAGCTAACCGAAAAAGATGAGGAGATCGATAGGCTAAACGAGATGTTCTTCGCGGAATATTTCCTGTCCCCGATCACAATTACCACAATAGATCAATTTCTCTTAGCCTTCCTGCAATATAGCAGGTATCATACCAAGAGAGGCATGTTTAGAAAAGCCGGCATAATCCTCGACGAGGTACATCTACTCAATCCATTAATGTTAATACTTACCACATACTTCATCCGCAGATACTTGCCATTTTACCAGATGCGCATACTTTTAATGTCGGCAACCATGCCCGAGGCACTAAGCAAATACTTCAAAATTAATCTAGAAATCCCCGATGGAAGCTTCTTGGACTACTCAGAGGAGTATAGTAAACGTAGGAGAGTTATGCTGGAATACATCCCAAAAACCATCGAGAGAGAAATAGATGAGATAGTAAAGCGTGCAGATAAACCAGATAAGAAAACACTAATAATATTAAATACAGTGGACAAAGCCGTGGAATTGGCCAGGATCCTGAAGGAGAAGATGCCTTCAAAGAAGATAATTCTCTTGCACTCCAGGTTCATGTATAGGGATAGGAGGAGCAAGGAAGATGAAATCGAAAAGGAAAAAGGATCGTCCCACATACTAATCTCGACGCAGATAAGTGAAGTTTCGCTCGACATATCCTATGATCTACTATTCACCGAGATCTCGCCTCTAGCGTCTATGATTCAGAGGTTCGGTAGGGTTAACAGATACGGAAGAAAAACTGATAGCGTAAACGCCTACTTATACGAGCCAACCATAGACGATGAATTCTATTATCCTTACTCCCCAGGGGAGATAGAGACGGCGAGAAAAGTCATTAGGGAGTTGGAAGGAGAAGCCCTCTCCGATGAGAGGCAGCTCCTCGCTGTCTTTGATCTAGAATATACTTATGAAGATCTGATGGAGGAGGTTAGGAAGGCTGAAGGACAAGTTAACTTGAGAGCCTTCGAGGACGTATTAGACTTCTTTTTCTCCTTGGACATAGGGGAGGATAAACTACTAAGAATTTTGAATTATAGAAGTTCGTTCAGCTCCCTCATAGTACCGGATCCGAAGTGCGTGGAAGATAAGGTCCTTAACTCATACTTAGAACATTTATTGTCCATGGACTTAAAAGTTGGAGAGTTCGGAGAGAGAAGGGCCAAAATAGCTAAAATAAAGGATGTTTCAGTTCCAGTCCCCTTGTGGTGGATCAGAAAAGATGAAATCGTTAGAGATTCACCCTACCCAGTACTCAGATTTAAAGACAAGATTTACAATAGATACTTTGGACTAATAAAGAGGGAACGCTGA
- a CDS encoding HEPN domain-containing protein gives MVSRAEDWLRQGLKDLEHAKRSLELGDYEWACFAAQQGAEKVVKALYQRLGVEVWGYSISHMLEALPGGHKPSGELIDKAKELDRHYIPTRYPNFHPEGAPLDYYSREDARRAVRYAEEIAEYCRSKVL, from the coding sequence GTGGTTTCTAGAGCTGAGGACTGGTTGAGGCAGGGCTTAAAGGATTTGGAGCATGCTAAGAGGTCCCTGGAGCTCGGCGATTACGAGTGGGCCTGCTTCGCCGCACAGCAGGGCGCTGAAAAGGTCGTTAAGGCTCTATATCAAAGGTTGGGCGTCGAGGTTTGGGGCTATTCGATCTCACATATGCTGGAGGCCCTCCCAGGCGGGCATAAGCCCTCGGGGGAGCTGATAGACAAGGCCAAGGAGCTTGACAGGCATTACATCCCGACGAGATATCCGAACTTCCACCCCGAAGGCGCGCCCCTCGATTATTACAGTAGGGAGGATGCGAGGAGGGCCGTCAGATATGCGGAGGAGATCGCGGAATACTGCAGAAGTAAGGTTCTTTAA
- the cas7i gene encoding type I-B CRISPR-associated protein Cas7/Cst2/DevR, whose protein sequence is MNNSKTKTVQVSILTRIYGNVNADEVIGTRVTLKKMYSTTGEVLPFVSARAIKYSIRQALKERGYEVDPFVEDPKATEALRLRDSGRPDKYIDNDLFGYMVTMGRREQAVRRQAPISFSYLKALKDTSIVTEFAARFPRSLETGSNPVPFEVEVADFLGKLNCLIYDYIGDFSGDKRQPGAPADLPERLPDGERKRRLRDFLEILLTPAYVLPRRTNSLNLPEYYASLVTLSHGPLPIYQYLDYDFEEEMVDPDKLEGIKNLRPFADGTCRAFLIDYKGVVKDSRGIKVSSLNEVIDEILNFYFKSEKET, encoded by the coding sequence TTGAACAACTCGAAGACGAAAACGGTTCAGGTATCCATCTTAACGAGAATATATGGAAACGTTAACGCCGACGAGGTGATAGGCACCAGGGTTACCTTAAAGAAGATGTACTCAACAACTGGCGAGGTGCTTCCCTTCGTCTCAGCAAGGGCCATAAAATACTCTATAAGACAAGCCTTAAAGGAGAGGGGCTACGAGGTAGATCCGTTCGTAGAGGACCCCAAGGCTACGGAAGCCCTAAGGTTGAGAGACTCAGGTAGACCGGATAAGTATATAGATAACGACCTCTTCGGCTACATGGTGACCATGGGGAGACGGGAGCAAGCTGTTAGGAGGCAGGCTCCCATATCCTTCTCCTACCTTAAAGCTTTGAAGGACACTTCCATAGTCACCGAGTTCGCGGCCAGGTTTCCCAGGAGCTTAGAGACGGGGTCAAACCCGGTTCCCTTCGAAGTAGAGGTGGCAGACTTTCTAGGCAAGCTGAACTGCCTCATCTATGATTACATAGGGGACTTCTCAGGGGATAAAAGGCAGCCTGGAGCCCCCGCAGATCTCCCCGAGAGGCTTCCAGATGGAGAGCGTAAAAGGAGGCTAAGGGATTTCCTCGAAATCCTGTTAACGCCTGCTTACGTGCTACCGCGGAGAACCAACTCCCTTAACCTCCCAGAATACTATGCATCCCTGGTAACGCTATCTCATGGACCTTTACCCATCTATCAATACTTGGACTACGATTTCGAAGAGGAGATGGTGGATCCTGATAAGCTTGAAGGAATTAAAAATTTGAGGCCTTTCGCCGATGGGACTTGCCGAGCCTTCTTAATAGACTATAAAGGAGTAGTGAAAGATAGCCGAGGCATAAAAGTCTCCAGCCTAAACGAAGTTATAGATGAAATATTAAACTTTTACTTTAAGTCGGAAAAAGAGACATGA
- a CDS encoding HEPN domain-containing protein — MDPLEEVAYRLSLAREHFQAALKRMRVDDWVGVVQASQLAAENAAKAVIAYFMIPSWSHDPSDELLEICGRLPPSLQEEARELAAITHELAPEHGRTSYGMLEQRLTPSAIYDRETAEKVVKAAEKALSLARHMLTRLGYPAQ; from the coding sequence ATAGATCCTTTGGAAGAGGTGGCTTACAGGTTAAGCTTGGCTAGGGAGCATTTCCAGGCCGCGTTGAAGAGGATGAGGGTGGATGACTGGGTCGGAGTCGTGCAGGCATCCCAGCTCGCAGCGGAGAACGCCGCTAAGGCGGTGATAGCTTACTTCATGATCCCAAGCTGGAGCCACGATCCGTCGGATGAGCTCCTGGAAATATGCGGCCGTTTACCCCCATCTCTACAGGAGGAGGCCCGGGAGCTGGCGGCGATCACCCACGAGCTCGCGCCGGAGCATGGAAGAACTAGCTACGGCATGCTTGAGCAACGTTTAACTCCAAGCGCGATATACGATCGGGAAACTGCTGAAAAAGTGGTGAAGGCCGCTGAAAAAGCTTTAAGCCTAGCTAGACACATGTTGACCAGGCTGGGATACCCCGCACAGTAG
- a CDS encoding ribonuclease H-like domain-containing protein → MMADLVKLFRGGSSLIDADVFRFDGPMVGFDVETYSPYGFPADRRDPIVTATLAISPSFDMSRGLVLVSMTFPPEMEEALLRLLRDYLGCLSGSLVTYNGERFDLPYTAYRASLYGLDFKEAYAGYRSLDVYRLARRMWMDLPSYRQKSVEGLLGLGRLVEDVDGSNYHEAFQGFLSDGDVKPVIYNIEDSVGCLRILKRMVAKVLSNE, encoded by the coding sequence TTGATGGCTGATCTCGTGAAATTGTTTAGAGGTGGCTCATCCCTCATAGATGCGGACGTGTTTAGGTTCGATGGTCCCATGGTTGGGTTCGACGTTGAAACTTATAGTCCTTACGGGTTCCCGGCTGATAGGCGGGACCCAATAGTCACGGCTACGCTGGCGATCTCCCCATCCTTCGACATGAGCCGTGGATTAGTTCTAGTATCGATGACATTCCCGCCCGAGATGGAGGAGGCCCTTCTAAGGCTTCTAAGGGACTACCTGGGCTGTTTAAGCGGCAGCCTGGTGACTTATAACGGGGAGAGGTTCGACCTACCCTACACGGCCTATCGTGCATCCCTATACGGGTTAGACTTCAAAGAAGCCTATGCGGGCTATAGGAGCCTGGACGTTTACAGGCTTGCGAGAAGGATGTGGATGGACCTCCCAAGCTACCGTCAGAAGAGCGTGGAGGGCCTCCTAGGTTTAGGGAGGCTGGTGGAGGACGTGGACGGATCAAATTACCACGAGGCCTTCCAGGGATTCCTCTCCGACGGGGACGTTAAACCGGTGATCTACAATATTGAGGATAGCGTGGGGTGTCTCAGGATCTTGAAGCGCATGGTGGCGAAAGTCTTAAGTAATGAATAG
- the cas6 gene encoding CRISPR-associated endoribonuclease Cas6, translating to MPVEVGLELYGERPVTLPSYTGYVSRGLLLHIFKTVDPRLSASMHEADKPKPYSVTPLRFKAREKLKEGYLMDPAYPCRVCFRFLQDGLMEKLLKYFQGRGEILLFEEPFHVASMRLRSTSYRELWESGGDHGESFKLYFMTPTYLSASGTEYHYLFPDHERIFPNLLRIWNHFSDDERFTGEELEEYKEWLHRNMGVSQHRLETRMAYMREKKATGFTGWAVYEMKKRDRWSRVTATLARYAEYSNIGGNRTGGFGVTRYWSGRGAKPGLDST from the coding sequence ATGCCCGTCGAGGTGGGCTTGGAGCTCTACGGGGAGAGGCCCGTGACCCTGCCCTCCTATACGGGCTACGTCTCCAGGGGCCTGCTCCTCCACATATTCAAGACGGTGGATCCCCGCCTCTCGGCCTCCATGCACGAGGCGGATAAGCCTAAGCCCTACTCGGTCACCCCATTAAGGTTCAAGGCCAGGGAGAAGCTTAAAGAAGGATACCTGATGGACCCTGCGTATCCATGCAGGGTGTGCTTCAGGTTCCTCCAGGACGGGTTGATGGAGAAGCTCCTCAAGTACTTTCAGGGTAGGGGCGAGATCCTGTTATTCGAGGAGCCGTTCCACGTGGCCTCCATGAGGCTCAGATCCACGAGCTACAGGGAGCTGTGGGAGTCCGGCGGGGACCACGGGGAATCCTTCAAGCTATACTTTATGACACCCACGTACCTCTCCGCCTCGGGCACGGAGTACCATTATCTTTTCCCGGACCACGAGAGGATATTCCCAAACCTTCTGAGGATATGGAACCATTTCTCCGACGATGAAAGGTTCACTGGGGAAGAGCTTGAAGAGTATAAGGAGTGGCTCCACAGGAACATGGGGGTCAGCCAGCACCGATTGGAGACGAGGATGGCATACATGAGGGAGAAGAAGGCCACGGGGTTCACGGGATGGGCTGTATACGAGATGAAGAAGAGGGATCGGTGGAGCAGGGTGACGGCGACCCTGGCGAGGTACGCGGAATACTCCAACATCGGAGGGAACCGCACGGGGGGATTCGGCGTAACGAGATACTGGAGTGGAAGAGGCGCGAAGCCTGGATTAGATTCTACGTAG
- a CDS encoding nucleotidyltransferase domain-containing protein, with product MRRRSRNTAEVRFFKLNYEEVLERVREYAEKAVARGVKAVILIGSLARGDYTAFSDADVLIVFDEAPENPMDRMKEFMDPTLPIEVQPRVYTTMELLKMAEEKRRIIMEAVKYGKLLAGDEWIINALRETLQRSG from the coding sequence ATGCGGAGGAGATCGCGGAATACTGCAGAAGTAAGGTTCTTTAAGCTGAACTATGAGGAGGTCTTGGAGAGGGTTAGGGAATACGCTGAGAAGGCCGTGGCTAGGGGCGTCAAGGCGGTGATCCTGATAGGATCCCTGGCTAGAGGAGACTACACAGCGTTCTCGGATGCGGACGTCCTCATAGTATTCGATGAGGCGCCTGAGAACCCCATGGATAGGATGAAGGAGTTCATGGATCCGACGCTGCCGATAGAGGTCCAGCCCAGAGTATACACCACCATGGAACTTCTAAAGATGGCCGAGGAGAAGAGGAGGATAATCATGGAAGCCGTGAAATACGGTAAGCTGCTCGCAGGAGATGAATGGATCATAAACGCCCTCAGGGAAACGCTCCAACGGAGCGGATGA
- a CDS encoding DUF3368 domain-containing protein, with protein sequence MKPLVFNSTPLIYIAKIGLSRIFGELKGEKLTSPSVKREVVDEGKRKVIADAMVLEGLFQKDVLKVVKPGDTSFLEALLQTKGLHVVDAEVLAIAKERDGVAIIDDEVARKTAKIYGIAYAGTPYISFKAFFQGLVAKEDVKRAIKDMVFAGWRCSVETYAKIMENIEKLGKNK encoded by the coding sequence ATGAAGCCGCTTGTGTTTAATTCAACTCCGTTAATTTATATAGCGAAGATTGGGCTGAGCAGAATTTTTGGAGAGTTAAAGGGAGAGAAGTTAACTTCCCCAAGTGTTAAACGTGAGGTTGTGGATGAAGGCAAGCGCAAGGTCATCGCAGATGCCATGGTTTTAGAAGGGTTATTTCAAAAGGATGTTCTCAAAGTTGTAAAACCTGGAGATACAAGTTTTCTGGAGGCTCTTTTGCAGACGAAGGGGCTTCATGTAGTTGACGCTGAGGTTTTAGCCATAGCGAAAGAGCGTGACGGAGTAGCCATAATCGACGACGAGGTTGCGAGAAAGACAGCTAAAATCTACGGGATAGCCTACGCAGGAACCCCATACATCTCGTTCAAAGCGTTTTTCCAAGGACTCGTCGCAAAGGAAGATGTGAAGCGAGCTATAAAAGACATGGTTTTCGCTGGGTGGAGATGCAGTGTTGAAACCTACGCGAAAATTATGGAAAACATAGAGAAGCTGGGAAAGAATAAGTAA
- a CDS encoding trypsin-like peptidase domain-containing protein, protein MKVNPLVLVAALLCWLASATPMLKAAEPPVGERISALYAPATVCIFGRYEAVFSYPYAYYSMEQNPKTGEPMFTFEAHPEKGVFTEDVKAGWSGSGLIITPDGYILTNAHVGTAELTKYQFIFQLAQKDAMQHVAKGDFAQQLAPYYVMSRVMFYWTHGKFSPEQLSLVVLLGTVEWVQGITPRGLIAETRAAGQCVGGTQKDVAVLKVNVDFPLPTVVLGDSDKVAVGQHAFVIGYPGMQTYVKEVTAYLEATVTSGIISSLKEMPGQWKAIQTDASIHHGNSGGPAFNDKGEVIGLATFGAVGGSGEELSDIGFLVPINVAKEFVREANIQPARGELDRYWEEGMNLFWEDHYSAALEKYRIVMELYPGHPYADRYMKQARIAISEGRDVPLHPTVLGLDARLLAGGLGGIAAASAAAITLLRRRRAKTINVEEKPAI, encoded by the coding sequence TTGAAGGTTAACCCGCTGGTATTAGTTGCGGCTTTACTCTGCTGGTTGGCTTCTGCGACGCCCATGTTAAAAGCTGCGGAGCCGCCGGTGGGTGAGAGGATATCAGCGTTATATGCGCCTGCCACGGTATGCATCTTCGGGAGGTATGAGGCGGTTTTCTCGTATCCCTACGCGTACTATAGTATGGAGCAGAACCCGAAGACTGGGGAGCCCATGTTCACGTTTGAGGCCCATCCGGAGAAGGGGGTCTTCACGGAGGATGTGAAGGCGGGGTGGAGCGGCTCAGGCCTGATCATAACTCCTGACGGCTATATCTTGACGAACGCCCACGTCGGAACCGCTGAACTGACAAAGTATCAGTTCATATTCCAGCTGGCCCAGAAAGACGCGATGCAGCATGTGGCTAAGGGAGATTTCGCGCAGCAGCTGGCACCATACTACGTTATGAGTAGGGTCATGTTCTATTGGACCCATGGAAAATTCAGCCCTGAACAGCTCAGCCTCGTAGTCTTGTTGGGGACCGTGGAGTGGGTGCAGGGGATCACCCCTAGGGGGCTCATCGCCGAGACTCGAGCGGCGGGGCAATGCGTAGGGGGCACTCAGAAGGATGTGGCCGTCTTGAAGGTTAACGTGGACTTCCCTCTCCCCACGGTGGTCCTCGGCGACTCGGACAAGGTTGCTGTAGGCCAACACGCCTTTGTAATCGGATACCCGGGGATGCAGACCTATGTGAAGGAGGTCACCGCGTATCTTGAGGCGACCGTGACGTCGGGGATCATAAGCTCCCTCAAGGAGATGCCCGGCCAATGGAAGGCTATACAGACGGATGCCTCCATACACCACGGGAACAGCGGCGGCCCCGCCTTCAACGATAAGGGCGAGGTTATAGGCCTGGCAACTTTCGGAGCGGTGGGCGGCAGCGGAGAGGAATTATCGGATATAGGATTCCTCGTCCCAATAAACGTCGCGAAGGAGTTCGTTAGGGAGGCGAACATCCAACCGGCACGCGGCGAACTGGACAGGTACTGGGAGGAGGGGATGAACCTCTTCTGGGAGGATCACTACTCCGCCGCGTTGGAGAAGTACAGGATTGTGATGGAGCTCTATCCGGGACATCCATACGCTGACCGGTACATGAAGCAGGCGAGGATAGCGATCAGCGAGGGGAGGGATGTACCCCTCCACCCGACCGTACTCGGGTTGGATGCAAGGCTCCTCGCTGGAGGCCTCGGGGGAATCGCAGCGGCCTCAGCGGCGGCCATCACACTCCTACGACGCCGCAGAGCCAAGACGATAAACGTGGAGGAGAAGCCGGCCATCTAA
- the cas5 gene encoding CRISPR-associated protein Cas5, producing the protein MKAAIVSISFYEAFFKVHYTKGFRLTYPLPLPTSVAGIFGSMLGVDREDLKVEFKDLYFGAALKNYDGIIVENETFIQYKGAKVEKGVVRAQVINHPSYLLVMAGGDAKINQYYNFLEGRGLVYLPYGGQNDFFVEDISLMGFSDVVEGVLVGNYAPQDMVERIESKEAVLSILPVMHNYSENPNFYFMLEGTLRLKRPVKTVEKGVNIAVFPLEMFKLVC; encoded by the coding sequence ATGAAAGCCGCGATAGTAAGTATATCCTTCTACGAGGCTTTCTTTAAGGTTCATTACACTAAAGGGTTTAGACTTACATACCCATTGCCGTTGCCCACGTCTGTAGCAGGAATCTTCGGCTCAATGCTGGGAGTAGATAGAGAAGACCTGAAAGTCGAGTTTAAGGATCTATATTTCGGCGCAGCACTGAAAAATTATGATGGAATAATAGTTGAGAATGAAACTTTTATACAATATAAGGGTGCAAAGGTTGAGAAGGGAGTCGTCCGCGCCCAGGTGATTAACCATCCCAGCTATCTACTAGTCATGGCAGGTGGAGACGCCAAGATAAATCAATATTACAATTTTCTAGAAGGTAGGGGCCTCGTATATCTCCCCTATGGAGGGCAGAACGATTTCTTCGTCGAGGATATAAGCCTGATGGGCTTTTCAGATGTAGTTGAGGGAGTCCTTGTAGGGAACTACGCCCCTCAAGACATGGTTGAGAGGATAGAATCGAAAGAAGCGGTGCTCAGCATCCTTCCAGTAATGCATAATTACTCAGAAAATCCCAACTTCTACTTCATGTTAGAAGGTACTCTTAGGCTTAAGAGACCTGTGAAAACCGTGGAGAAGGGCGTTAATATAGCGGTATTCCCGCTTGAGATGTTCAAGCTTGTCTGCTAA
- a CDS encoding UPF0175 family protein has translation MTLKPLAVRIPEEIEREIREVIEREGLDKATAVRTLLELGISEWRKQTALEMLRDGKVTFAKAAEMAKLPLWEFADLVKQCNVEWVRYSPEEIEREFKEASAAE, from the coding sequence TTGACTCTTAAGCCCCTAGCCGTAAGGATCCCTGAGGAAATTGAGAGGGAAATTCGAGAAGTTATCGAGCGGGAGGGTTTAGATAAGGCTACGGCCGTTAGAACTCTCCTCGAGTTGGGCATTAGCGAATGGCGTAAGCAGACAGCCTTAGAAATGCTGCGTGACGGGAAGGTAACCTTCGCTAAGGCTGCTGAAATGGCTAAGCTTCCTCTTTGGGAGTTCGCTGATTTAGTAAAGCAGTGCAATGTTGAATGGGTTAGGTATTCGCCTGAGGAGATTGAGAGGGAGTTTAAGGAGGCGTCTGCGGCGGAGTAG
- a CDS encoding nucleotidyltransferase domain-containing protein, whose translation MKAEDVELLKLLSSSAMRMGRENPFVAGLILFGSAARGESDGRSDLDLLILWEDVDLPLRERYIMFYELASRYFKVDKGLTVLDVEYARFINLKKVNPLFLNIIFDAIVLYDKYDKLGSFVSEARRKLAETGLKRVRRGRFYYWVLPRPGAIVEA comes from the coding sequence TTGAAAGCTGAGGATGTAGAACTGCTTAAGTTGCTCTCCTCATCCGCCATGAGGATGGGACGTGAAAACCCCTTTGTGGCGGGGTTGATCCTGTTCGGCTCCGCGGCCAGGGGGGAGTCGGACGGCCGCAGCGATTTAGACCTTCTCATCCTCTGGGAGGATGTCGATTTGCCGCTGCGGGAAAGGTACATTATGTTTTATGAGTTGGCTTCACGTTATTTTAAGGTGGATAAGGGTTTAACGGTTTTAGATGTAGAGTACGCTCGATTCATCAACTTGAAGAAGGTTAATCCATTGTTTTTAAACATAATTTTCGACGCCATCGTATTATACGATAAGTATGACAAGCTTGGCTCTTTCGTCTCCGAGGCGCGGCGAAAACTAGCTGAAACGGGTTTAAAGAGGGTTAGGAGGGGCAGGTTCTATTATTGGGTTCTTCCCAGGCCGGGGGCCATCGTGGAGGCTTAG
- a CDS encoding ATP-binding protein: MNLEELNHWWIEEAVRKEFVPPTYRDLYASIKNDLYRRQIQVLIGLRRVGKSTMFYQLIDDLIRGGISPLHVIYCNFDEPELQERRIDELLKEYSRLTDVDYKRERIYLFLDEAQKARDWVADVKLIYDNLRNIKILVSGSASLNILSEAKRSLAGRAIYYELKPLSFGEFLRLKGIRIDDRRFLLHRDLLEKEFTKFLIRTFPELIHEQDVNFINNYIRGSVIEPILLKDIPKEFKEVDILLLEKLVNIFLTNPGQYLRLDELAKELKRAKLTLYKAIFYLEFSLLIRKILNYRPSIRAASRKLARIYPYHPCLTLPFRVPEERFAENLVLFELNASHYWRDGGKEVDFLRDLTPIEVKLKGKIEKEDLRWIEFFIKKYNAERGYVITKDVEGRVDSIYLVPLWKFCFKGLE, translated from the coding sequence ATGAACCTCGAAGAGCTGAATCATTGGTGGATTGAAGAAGCTGTTAGAAAGGAGTTCGTGCCTCCGACTTACAGAGACCTATACGCATCCATTAAAAACGATTTGTATAGGAGACAGATCCAAGTTCTTATAGGCCTAAGAAGGGTTGGCAAATCGACCATGTTCTACCAGCTTATAGACGACTTAATCAGGGGTGGGATCTCCCCGCTCCACGTAATCTACTGCAACTTCGATGAACCCGAGCTGCAGGAGAGGAGGATCGATGAATTATTGAAGGAATATTCGAGGTTAACGGATGTGGACTATAAAAGGGAAAGGATCTACCTGTTTCTGGATGAGGCTCAAAAAGCTAGAGACTGGGTTGCCGATGTAAAGCTGATCTACGATAATCTGCGTAACATAAAGATCTTGGTCTCCGGCTCAGCTTCACTCAACATATTATCCGAGGCTAAGAGGAGCCTAGCGGGGAGGGCCATCTATTATGAGTTGAAACCCTTAAGCTTTGGAGAGTTTTTACGCCTAAAGGGAATACGCATCGATGATAGGCGGTTCCTGCTTCATAGGGATCTCTTAGAGAAGGAATTTACTAAATTTTTGATAAGGACTTTTCCAGAGCTAATCCATGAACAGGACGTCAACTTCATTAACAACTATATTAGAGGCTCCGTCATCGAGCCGATCCTCCTGAAGGATATCCCAAAGGAGTTCAAAGAGGTGGACATTCTTCTACTCGAAAAGCTCGTTAACATATTCTTAACAAATCCGGGGCAATACTTACGGCTAGACGAGCTTGCAAAGGAGTTGAAGCGGGCTAAGCTGACGTTGTACAAGGCCATTTTCTACCTCGAATTTTCGCTATTAATCAGGAAAATATTGAATTACAGGCCTTCGATCAGGGCAGCCTCAAGGAAACTGGCGAGGATTTACCCTTATCATCCCTGCTTGACGCTGCCCTTCAGAGTCCCCGAAGAGCGTTTCGCAGAGAACCTGGTGTTGTTCGAGTTGAATGCCAGTCATTACTGGCGGGATGGGGGGAAAGAAGTTGATTTCCTGAGGGATCTAACTCCAATAGAGGTGAAGCTTAAGGGGAAAATCGAAAAGGAAGACCTGCGCTGGATCGAGTTCTTCATAAAGAAATATAATGCTGAAAGGGGCTATGTCATAACAAAAGATGTTGAGGGCAGGGTAGACTCCATATATTTAGTTCCACTATGGAAGTTCTGCTTTAAAGGCCTTGAATAA